taaaaaaattattttttttatttttttgagggTTGAAATTGAGAGAGGAGATATAATGATCAATATTAGGAGCAGTTTTTTCAATAGAAGTAGAACGGAAAAACCAATACAATTTCCTCTGACAACtgctatatattttttgaaagatgAAATGgagatgatatatatatacaattattattatttttttttaataaataaaaacaggCACGCAGTGGAAGACTTTTTTGTTTGTGGCAACGCAGTGGAAGACTTCAAATGCGTGTTTTTGGTCATTTAGGCATACTTTTTTCAGCAGCGGTGGCACATTGAATTAATTTTCAGCAGCCTCTTTCGTTACATTAAGCCTTTGTATTTATTTGTTCAACCACAAATgttaaagggaaatttgattttatatacttaaaaaattaaaattttttattattaaaccaaaaacctaaaccctaaaaaaactatgctttttttttaaaattccaaaaatacccTCTCACAATTcacccattctctctctctgcatcatctctctctctctctatatctcACATCCccaccgcccaccctcaccaccacctccgacctccatcctccgacctccgaccctcaccaccacctccgaccacccgcaccaacacccCGACCCAGCCCCACTCTCTCGGACCACACAAAAGTCGCACCCCCTCagcccactctctcttcttctcaaTGAAatcgcataaaaaaaaaaaaattcccccgggtccgatggtcggaccatcggaccccatggtccgaccatcggacctatatgttttattttttttattttttttctcgcGTTttcgagagaggaagagagaccagtccgatggtcggaccatggggtccgacggGGTCCGTccaatcggaccccatggtccgaccatcggacctggggggaattttttttttttctgcaatttcagagagaagaagagagagtgggctGAGGGGGTGCGACTTTTGGGTGGTCCGAGAGAGTGGGGTTGGGTCGAgggtgttggtgcgggtggtcggaggtggtggtgagggtcggaggtggtggtgagggtcagaggtcggaggtggtggtgagggtgggcggttgggatgtgagatagagagagagagagatgatgcagagagagaatgAGTGAATTGTGAGggagtatttttggggttttgaaaaaaaaggcatagtttttttagggtttaggtttttggtttaataataaaattttttaattttttaagtatataaaatcaaaattcccaATGTTAAAAGgcgtacttttttttttgagatatttaAAAGGCATACTTTGTATACGATTAttaatagggaaatttgatcatctatacttaaaaaattttaatttttttttaaaccaatacattttacactacaaaaaatatgacacttttttcaaaacctcaaaaatacccccctcataactcaaaccctttctctctccctgaaaccgaatgaaaaaaaaaaaaaaaaggcccaggtccgatggtcggaccatggggtctgatggggtccgaccaatcggaccccatggtccgaccatcggaccactctctctcttcctttctCTGAAAACGAATGAAAAAAAAGGCCCCGGTCCGatgtcggaccccatggtcagACCATCGGACCggggccttttttttttttcatctgttTTCAAAGAGAAGGGGGCTGGGGTTGGGGCTTCGACCGCGGTGGAGAAGGGGGCTGGGGCTTCGACCGTCGTTGGGGTTGGGGCGGCGATTCGTGGGTGCCGTGGGTTGAGCGGGGGTTGGGGTTTTCGTGGGTGTCGTGGGTTGAGCGTGGGTGAGAGTCGTCGGGGTTGGGGTTTTCGTGGGTGAGGGGTGGTGGCTGCCGTGGGTTGctcgtgggtgagggtggtggcTGCCGTGGGTTGctcgtgggtgagggtggtgggTGCCGTGGGTTGATCGTGGGGGGTTGATGAGTTGAGAGAAAGTCGGCTGAGAGTTTGAGGGAGGAGAGAGAAAGGGTTTGAGTTatgagggggtatttttggggttttcaaaaaattgtcatattttttgtagtgtaaaatgtattggtttaaaaaaaaaaattaaattttttaagtataaaaaattaaatttccctattaatataattaagtatgtaaaaattacataatatataaaaaaaattataaaaatgtttctccaaaaaagaaaattataaaaatattttaaataaataaataaaaatatgttaaaatattttgaatacaattaaatataaattagaaagaaatttggttatttttttttttttttgtaatgtaagaaatttagttaattgataaataaaaaataggctaattagtaatttttctccctaaattttgacatgtagtaAATCGTGCTATtcaacttttttggccgttaaaaattctcccaaaCTAtgaagattgttaaatttaagaacttttgtctaatttcattcaatttagtGTTTCAgtaattatttatgtactaaattatgctccctaaactttgatatctaccaaatcatgtccctcaaactttgatatgtattaaatcatgacCTTTaaactttcattcatgttagaatttttttatttaacaatctaggagaatttttaaccgcgaaaaaaattcaggggcacgatttagtacagaaaaaaattactaattagcctaaaaaaaaatatatatatatattttttaagtatttatcccaatttttgtgaTATTTGGACTCCATTCTCTCCTTCCAACACCGGAATCCTGAGTCCATCTCCGATTCCGGAAACGTATTCATCAGTGGATAAATTTCGTCTCTGAAAGCCTTAATTTTCTTCGTGAAAAGGGAGAGTACTCACTTGCCTTTGAGGTTCACTCTTATCTTCCATTTCAATTAATCTTCGAAATCGAAAATATTTAAGCTTTTCTTTTCTGGGATTATATCTTTTGTTAGTAAAAATTGGCTTTTCTTTTTGGGTTACTGATAGTGTAATCATGTTGACCTGACGAGgttattatttttaagaatCACACTGTCTCAGTTAatctgttctttttttttttttgaatacttTTTTGTATAATTGTGTAGAATCTGTCTGTTTATTGAACATTAATTCTTGTTTTGATAATTTGGGAGTAAGAGTCTCAATTTCTAAAAGCCCAGATGTAAGCAGCTTTGAAAGGACCCTTATATGAGCTCTACTTATTAAGCTTTTTCAATGGACAATCAACGCAATGTGAAGAAGCGTATTTCGGATTGgtttgtttattatttaaaaaaagctATCAAATTGGACAGAATGTGTCAATCCAATTCAGAATGGGTTGCATAGCTTTCAATTCATGGCTTTTACATGTAACACTGCTATTCACTTGTGTTTTTGGAAGAAACTTTCTTATGTCATGCTGCCAATAAAATCTCCATGCTTGAGGTCGTTCTCTTCCCATACTTCTACTCATAAATTTGAGAGGAGAAAAAGTTTAGCTAAGGCACTCAGAGTGCTCGACATAATTAGCCCGAAAACCAGTATTGTATGTCCTCGTGAAGGCCATCTTCGCCTAATCAAGGACATTTTGAATCCAACTTCAGAACAAATTAGGCCCCAACATCTGAGCAATGATTTTGGTTTGCCTAGTTCAAGTTCATCAGACAAGATAATTGATGTGTTTGATAAGGTACTTGAATCTACTTCTGTTTTTCATCAACCTTCCCATGAGAGTTTAAGGATTGATGCAACCGTATTGTCATCTGTGTTGAGTTCATGTGCGTTCAAACGCAATCATTGTGTTGGTGTTCAATATCATTGTGTAGCTATAAAACTTGGGTTTGTTGAAAATGTGTATGTTGGAAGTTCTCTAGTCAGTTTGTATAGCAAATGCAATGAGTTAGACAATGCTCATAGAATTTTTCTAAAAATGCCTGTGAGAAATGTAGTTTCATGGACAGCTATTATCAATGGCTTTGCACAAGAGTGGCAGATTGGTGTTTGCTTGGAGCTATTCCACTCAATGAGGATGTCAAACTTAAGACCTAATGATTTCACTTTCGCAAGTCTTCTGAGTGCTTGCTCGGGTAGTGGGGCCCTTGGACAAGGGAAGAGTCTCCATTGTCAAGCAATTCAAATGGGGTTTGATTCCCACATTCACATTTCTAACTCTCTCATCTCACTGTATTGCAAATGTGGAACTATTGAGGATGGTTTTTACATATTTAGTACTTTACATACTAAAGATACTGTATCGTGGAACTCTATGATAGTAGGGTACGCCCAACATGGGCATGCTTCACAGGCGATTGGTCTATTTGAAGAAATGAAGAAGCAAAATGTGAAAGTTGATGCTATCACCTTTCTCGGTGTTCTCTCTGCATGTCGACATGTGGGTCTCGTTAAAGAAGGTCGGTTGTATTTTAATATGATGGTTGAACATGGTGTAGAGCCAGAACTAGATCACTATTCATGTGTTGTTGATCTTCTTGGTCGAGCTGGGTTATTAGAAGAGGCTAAAAATGTCATTGCAGGGATGCCTTTTCCTCCAAATGCTGTTATTTGGGGATCTTTGCTATCATCCAGTCGGCTTCATAAGAGTGTATGGTTTGGGATTGAGGCTGCAGAGAGTAAGCTATCACTGGAACCAAGTTGTGCTGCAACCTACCTGCAATTGGCAAACCTCTATGCTAGCGTGGGACGCTGGGATCATGCGGCTAGGATTCGAAAACTAATGAAAGATAAAGGGCTGAAAACAAGTCCAGGTTATAGTTGGATTGAAATTAACAATGTCGTTTACAAGTTTAGAGTAGAAGATAGATCAAACACCCGAATGGTTGATGTTCTTTCAGTTCTAGACAGTTTGTCAGATCACATGGAGACGGGCTATGACCCTAAAATGCCTGAGGAGGATACATTTCATTCTCATTTGCTCTATTATGAGGATTGCTTTGTTAAGTAGCAGCAATAAAAATGCAGAACTTTGGATATTTACACGTTTGGTATGCCTTTCCAGTATATGGCATATGCTTCCTTCTTTGCTTTCATGTCTATCTGATTCCTCAGTGTTTTCGATACTGAACACTAACAGTCACATTAAACTCTGGAACATAGAGTTGATGATTTAAATCAAAGTTTCAAACTCTGCAGAGAGCTTCCAAGTTCTGACTCAATTGTTTGTGAGTTGTGCAGTGACAAATGTTTGCCTTCAAGATTCCCAGGGGTGTCGCGAACCAACAATACAAGTCATCTTGGAAATGCGTTGGCACCACCTCTGATATAAAAGTTGAAATTTCCTTGCACATTCAGAAAGATGGATTAAACCAGTTGAGTTTGTTGGGCCATCAAGATGGAAAACGTTGAGAAAATTATATGGTCCTTGAAATTATAAGCAGAGGAAGTAACTGTCTTACAGACAAATCTCAACAACACCAAGCGTGATAATACAATCTCAATAACATGGAATATTTCTTTGATGGAGGCATAGAGAACGACTTCGAGACAAAAACAAACTCGGCTTGTGATTAAGCTGTTCTTGGCTTTCATGTTTTCTTGTCACAGACTAACAGAAGCTAAAGTGAGGCTAAACAAAACTTAGCAGGTACAGACCGATGATATCAACAACTATTTTATACATacattagcttttttttttttttttgtgcaatTTCATCTTCACAATCTGTCAAGAATTATGTCTATTGAATGTGATTCTCTGTAAGTAACAAAGTTATTCATACGTCTTGTCTTATGATATGGTTGGGTGTTTTCTCTCTAAAGTTGTGACTGTGTATTCTTATTTTAATACCTTTTATTGTGAGTTTTGTCTAAATGGAAGATCAATATGCAACAATCAATTTGGGTGGGGATGAAGAGGGATATCTGATGTATGATGGAGGATTGAAGGACCTATCAGATATTGATGATTGATGGTGTTTAGTGAGTAGTTTTCTCACAGATAGAACAATCGATTTTCAAGCAATGCAGCACAAAATGACTTCTTTATGGAGACTGGTTCATGGTTTATTTGTTAAGGAATTAGAATCGAAtccattttttttagttttatcaCGATATGGATATCGAAAGAGTAATGGGAAAGAGTAATGGAAGGAAGTCCCTGGACATTCGATAGGATTTCATTAGTGTTTCAAAGAATGAAGGTTGGTGATGATCCACGAGTGCTCTCTTTGAATAAGCTTGATTTCTGGGTTCAGTTATATAACATGGTTTTTAGTTTTAAATTAGCCAAGGTGGTGCGAGACATTACCAACTATATTGGGGAGTTTGTCGAAACTGATCCCAATAATTTCACTAGGGTTTGGAGAGATTATTTACGTGTGCAAGTTTCGGTTTGAGTCGACTTACCCCTAAAGAGAAGAATGAAGTTAGAGATGACTAATGGTTTGATGTGCTGGGCTAATTTAAATATGAAGATCTAACAATCTTTTGCTTTGTTTGTGGTATATTTGGCCATTCAGAGCGGTTTTGTGAAAATGTCTTTGATACACAACAACATCTATTAGTCAAACCATATGGGATGGAGATGAAAGCACCACTAAGGAGAAGGAATGACACCATTGGAGCGAAGTGGTTTCGGCTTAGAATAGCTACAAAAAATGGCCTTTCTACATCGAAGAGACAATTGGGAACGGAGGTTCGGCAACCCACTGAAGTTAATGCTAACGTCTTGATAGATTGCCAACAATCAAGGGATTTTAGgctctaaattttcaaaaatattggatAGAGATTGGAGGATCATTCTTTAGGCCAAAAGATAGTTATTATGCCAGCTGAGTAAATAAATTCTGAAATAGGAAAATCATTATTATGAGTGGATGATGATGTGGAtgcttgtattttggaaaatggGCTTCGGTTTGTTGACCCAAAAAAGAGAGTGGATTTAGCCAACACTAATGGGCCTACTTATCTAGATGTGGAAATGGGTGGGGAGCAAAATGAAGGGGTATCTGAAGTTGATGTGGTTGTTAAGTTCATTCCTAGAGAATTAACAAAAAACTTGAATGGGGCGGGTTTTGTCTCCCAGACTCGCCAAACATTATGAATGTTCTAAATTGGAATTGTCGTGTGCTTGTGAACCTATGGACATTTCAATTCCTAAAGGAGATTGTATTTCAAAAGAAACtcgattttatttttctttgtgaaaCTAAGTGTATGAAGAATAGAGTTAGTTGGGTGGACTGTAATTTGAGCTTTGAAGGCATGTTTTGTGTAGAGGCTTAGGGAAAGGGAGGTGGACTTGCTTTACTGTGGAGGTTGGAGGGTTATTGTCATGAGCTATTTACAGAACCATATTGACCTGAATGTTACCATGAAGGATTCAAGAAATTGGCATTTGACTGGGATGAATGGTGAACCACGAAGACACCTTTGTCACAATTCGTGGAATCTTTTCAGAGAACTTCGGGATAGAGATGATGGTCCCTGGTGTGTGATAGGGGATCTGAATAATGTTGCAAGTGCTGAAGATAAGAGAGGGggtaacacttatccaagatcGTCGATTGATGGTTTCCAACAGGTTCTCCATGAGTGTGATTTGGTGGACTTAGACTTGCTGGGTTATCCTTTCACCTGGGAGAAAAACTGGAGAAGAGATGATTGGATTGAAGTTAGACTTGATAGAGCCTTGGTTAACTCTTTTTGGTCACAACTTTTCCTAATGCCAAACTTCATAATCTTCAACATTCTCCCTCAGACCATAGCCCTATTTTTCTTGAACcatttattcattttaattttttcggcAATCGACGATTTAGATTTGAAAACGCTTGGCTAAAGGAACCGATGTGCTATCAAATTGTTCGAGATTGTTGGGATGATTTTGTAGGTATCGAAATTGGTGAAAAAGTTAATTCTTGTGCGGTTAAACTTCCAGAATGGGTAAAGTCGATTATTGGAAACTTAAGCAGTGTTTAAAAGATTGTAAAAATAAGCTCAATATGTTGAAGAATAAGCACGACAATGCTTCTGTTCATTAATAGAAAgaggtaaaaaaaaaaggttgttTGAGAATCTAAATTAGAGGGAGATTTTTTAGAAGCAAAGATCGAAATAATTTTAGCTAAAAGATGGTGACCATAACAATAAGTTTTTTCATGTTGCTGCTAATACTCCTAGaagtaataatttaatttagaaattgaaGAATGAGTATGGGCAGTGGGTGGATTGGGAGACATGTTTAGaggttaattattttaatgctctCTTTGCTAGCTCGGGTTCAAGATTTAGAGAGGCGATCGATTGTGTGGGTACCTCGGTTACTGATGAAATGAATAAGATGTTGAATCAGCTAGTGTGTGAAGAAGAGGTTAAAAAAGTTTTGTTTCAGATGCACCTCGATAAAAGTTTGGGTCATGATGGCATGACCCCTACTTTCCATCAAAAGTGTTGGTCCATTGTTGGTGGTGATGTAGTCAAGATGGTTCAGCGATTCTTTTTAGATGGAATGTTCCGTGATAACTGCCATGAGGCTAATGTGGTTTTGACACCAGAAAAGAAAAATCCTAGAAGTATGACAGATCTTAGGTTGATTGCTTTGTGTAACATTTTATACAAAGTAATTACCAAGATTATGGCTAATAGAATGAAGCCTTTATAGATAGGTTCATTGCTGATACCCAAAGTGCCTTTATTTCAGGAAATTAATCACTGACAATGTTATGgtatcttttgagatttttcattatttaaagagaaagAGACAAGAAAAAGATGGCTACATGGCATTTAAATTGGATATGAGCAAGGCCTATGATAGAATAGGGTGGGATTTTTTTAGAAGCAATCTTGTTAAAAATGGGATTTGCAACAAGTTGGGTGAGTTTAATTCTCAAATGTGTGACCTCAACCACTTATTCTATTGTTCATGGAGGCCGTGAGATGGATCCAGTAGTCCCTAGAAGGGGAATCAGACAAGAAGACTCACTTTCTCTTAATATTTTCATTCTGTGTGTGGAAGGTTTGTCAgcttaaatcaaaaaatatGAAAGGAAAAGTTGGATTCATTGGTGTAAAGTGGCAAAAGGGGCTTTGCGAGTATCGCATATGCTATTCGCGATTGATAGTTATCTGTATTGCAAGGCAACAATAATGGAAGATTTGTGAATTCAAGAATTACTAAGAATGTTTGAATAAGCTTTGGTGCCAAAAGTTAATTTGGGGAAGTCTTCAATCTTTTTTAGTGCTAATATGGACACTAATTTAAGGAATCAAATTTGTATTTTGCTTCAGATGATGATGGAGGATGAAAACAATCGGTATTTGGGTCTTCCAAGTACAATGGAAAGAAACAAGACTGCAATTTTGGGGTATCTTAAAGAAAGGGTCAAAAAGAGGGTGCAGGATTCTAAATTTCTTTCGAAGGCTGGAAAGGAGGTTCTTATTAAAACAGTGGCTCAAGCCCTCCCTTGCTATGCCATGAGCGTGTTTCTTCTTTCTTTGGAGATCACTATGGATATGGAACAACATATGGTGAAATTTCAGTGGAAGACTCCCAATTCTAAAGATAAAAGCATTCATTGGAAGTCTTGGGACTGTTTGTGTAGTCATAAAATTGTTAGGGGAATGAGTTTTAGGAATCTAAGGGATTATAACCTTGCTCTTTTAGGAAAACAAAGTTGGAGGTTTTCGACTCGGCCTAATTCCTTAGTGATCGAAGTTTTCAAAGCTTGATATTTTTCAGGGGTTACTTTTCTCATGACTCAATTGGGTAATAATCCAAGTTTTGTTTGGAAAAGTATTCTAGAAACCTAAGAGCTAGTTCGACAATGTATTAGATGGTGTGTTGGAGATGGGAAAAGCATTGTTGTAATTGGAGAGCCTTGGTTACCCGTTGATGAAAATTCCTATGTGATCTCGGATCATCTTGCAATATCTAGTGCTACTGTTGCTAATTTAATGGTGGAAAATGGCAATGGCTAGGACTTGGAATTACTAGGTGACTTGTTTGAAGATAGAGATGTGGACCTTATTAAAAGAATTCTTCCACGACAATCTTCCCCTGatcaatttttttgattttttgaattatctAGCAATTTACAGTTAAAAGTGCATACAATTTgatttaaaagataaaaaataactgGTTCAAAGTGGAGGCATCTGCTTTTTGGAAGTGCTTATGGAGCCTTAATGTTCCACTAAGGTTAAGAACCTAATGTGGGGAGGGGGCTCTCATTATTTTCATACTATGACAATGCTTTACTCTAAAAGAGTAAATGTGTGTCTTTTATGTCCGATTTGTGGCTTTGAAAATGAAACGATTTTGCATTGTTTAGTAACATGCCAGGCACTTGCAAGTTGCTTGGAGAGAGTCAGAATTGGAAATATGATTACAGATGGTATGTCCTTCTTGAATTTGTGTGCTACAACTTTCAAGAATATAGATGACGAGAAGAGATGTTTGGTGACTTTCTATGTTGGGCTATATGGGGAGCAAGAAATGGCAAAGTTTGGAATCATAAATCTACAAACGCTT
This Cannabis sativa cultivar Pink pepper isolate KNU-18-1 chromosome 6, ASM2916894v1, whole genome shotgun sequence DNA region includes the following protein-coding sequences:
- the LOC133038764 gene encoding pentatricopeptide repeat-containing protein At2g37320, producing MAFTCNTAIHLCFWKKLSYVMLPIKSPCLRSFSSHTSTHKFERRKSLAKALRVLDIISPKTSIVCPREGHLRLIKDILNPTSEQIRPQHLSNDFGLPSSSSSDKIIDVFDKVLESTSVFHQPSHESLRIDATVLSSVLSSCAFKRNHCVGVQYHCVAIKLGFVENVYVGSSLVSLYSKCNELDNAHRIFLKMPVRNVVSWTAIINGFAQEWQIGVCLELFHSMRMSNLRPNDFTFASLLSACSGSGALGQGKSLHCQAIQMGFDSHIHISNSLISLYCKCGTIEDGFYIFSTLHTKDTVSWNSMIVGYAQHGHASQAIGLFEEMKKQNVKVDAITFLGVLSACRHVGLVKEGRLYFNMMVEHGVEPELDHYSCVVDLLGRAGLLEEAKNVIAGMPFPPNAVIWGSLLSSSRLHKSVWFGIEAAESKLSLEPSCAATYLQLANLYASVGRWDHAARIRKLMKDKGLKTSPGYSWIEINNVVYKFRVEDRSNTRMVDVLSVLDSLSDHMETGYDPKMPEEDTFHSHLLYYEDCFVK